From the genome of Grus americana isolate bGruAme1 chromosome 9, bGruAme1.mat, whole genome shotgun sequence, one region includes:
- the COMMD2 gene encoding COMM domain-containing protein 2 isoform X6, with translation MLLVLAEEHKAHLGCLPRLGAAGKLNVGVDTVQHGVEGLTYLLTESSKLMISETDFQDSIHVLGFSDELNKLLLQLYLDNRKEIRSILSELAPKLPSYQSLEWRLDVQLASRSLRQQIKPAVTIKLHLHQNEDQTAQVLQTDPSTLLHLIQQLEQALGEMKTNHCRRIVRNMK, from the exons atgctgctggtgctggcGGAGGAGCACAAGGCGCACCTGGGCTGCCTGCCGCGGCTGGGCGCTGCAG GGAAACTCAACGTTGGTGTTGACACCGTTCAGCATGGGGTAGAAGGATTAACGTATCTTCTCACTGAAAGCTCCAAGCTCATG ATTTCTGAGACAGACTTCCAAGATTCCATTCATGTTCTGGGATTCTCGGATGAATTGAACAAATTACTGCTCCAGCTGTACCTTGATAACAGGAAAGAGATCAGAAGCATTCTTAGTGAGCTGGCACCAAAGCTTCCCAGCTATCAGAGTCTTGAATGGAGACTGGATGTGCAG CTTGCAAGCAGAAGTTTGAGACAACAGATTAAGCCTGCGGTAACTATAAAGCTACATCTTCATCAGAATGAAGATCAAACTGCCCAAGTGTTGCAAACCGACCCTTCTACCCTCCTCCACCTAATTCAGCAACTGGAACAAGCATTGGGGGAAATGAAGACAAACCATTGCAGGAGAATAGTGCGCAACATGAAATAG
- the COMMD2 gene encoding COMM domain-containing protein 2 isoform X4, translated as MLLVLAEEHKAHLGCLPRLGAAAAGELGRLAVELLLRRGAAPRACEAAARKLNVGVDTVQHGVEGLTYLLTESSKLMISETDFQDSIHVLGFSDELNKLLLQLYLDNRKEIRSILSELAPKLPSYQSLEWRLDVQLASRSLRQQIKPAVTIKLHLHQNEDQTAQVLQTDPSTLLHLIQQLEQALGEMKTNHCRRIVRNMK; from the exons atgctgctggtgctggcGGAGGAGCACAAGGCGCACCTGGGCTGCCTGCCGCGGCTGGGCGCTGCAG CCGCCGGCGAGCTGGGGCGCCTGGcggtggagctgctgctgcggcggggcgcggcgccGCGGGCCTGCGAGGCAGCCGCCA GGAAACTCAACGTTGGTGTTGACACCGTTCAGCATGGGGTAGAAGGATTAACGTATCTTCTCACTGAAAGCTCCAAGCTCATG ATTTCTGAGACAGACTTCCAAGATTCCATTCATGTTCTGGGATTCTCGGATGAATTGAACAAATTACTGCTCCAGCTGTACCTTGATAACAGGAAAGAGATCAGAAGCATTCTTAGTGAGCTGGCACCAAAGCTTCCCAGCTATCAGAGTCTTGAATGGAGACTGGATGTGCAG CTTGCAAGCAGAAGTTTGAGACAACAGATTAAGCCTGCGGTAACTATAAAGCTACATCTTCATCAGAATGAAGATCAAACTGCCCAAGTGTTGCAAACCGACCCTTCTACCCTCCTCCACCTAATTCAGCAACTGGAACAAGCATTGGGGGAAATGAAGACAAACCATTGCAGGAGAATAGTGCGCAACATGAAATAG